The DNA region TTCGCTCGCCCCCGATATTCCGTATAGGGTTCGCCGTCTGTTTCGAGTTCGGCGTGGTGGATGGTCGTGATGGTCCCGTCGGCGTCGATAAAGATGATATCGATGGGGAAGGCCATATCCCGCATGACGTAGGCACGCTCTTTCTCCTGTTTTGTGGCGGAAGAACATCCCTTGGCCGGGGTCGAGCGACTCGGTTTCTGAGAGCCCGATGGCCAGTTCGCGCCACGTCGCGGCGACGGGGCCCTCGACGGATTCGAGGTAGCCACCATTTTCGTCGTAGATGGTCGCTGACGCGTAGTTCGGCGACGTCAGATCAGAGTACATCGTGAATCCGACCCAGCCGACCATCGGCGCGAAGACGATGATGAGGACGGCGAGAACTCGGCGGTCTGTGAGGCGGTCGATGATTCGGCGGGCGAGCGTGTCTTCAGGGAAGACCGGGAGGTCGGTCGGGTCGGTGACCTCCTCATCCACCGCCGTGTGCCCCGGTCGGTGCTGGTCTTCGTGGTCGTGATTGTCGGTGTTTGTGCGGTCTGGAGTGTTTGAATTTGAGTCTGTGGTCATGGCGGTGAGACGGTCAGAGGAGAATCCAGGCGAGCGTGCTGAACACGTTGCCGCCGATACTCGCCCCGACGAGCGTGAGGCCGATGACGATACCCCGCCGCCCTCGGGCGTCGGCGAGCGAGTCGCGACTGCCGAACGCCCACCAGGTCATCCCGATGATGAAGACGGCGAGGCCAAGCGCTTCAAGTGCGAGACTGAGGGCAGTTGCGAGTTGTGAGATCGAGCTTGCCTGTGGACCGTGACCGCGCCGTAGGGCCAGCCGGCGGGGAGGAATCGAGACCCCAAGATGACGAGGACGTCGTAGAGGACGTCGAGGCCAGTGATGGCGACGAACCCACTTGCGCCGCCGACAACCATCCCCGGTAGCGGTCCATCGAGCGGGCGTCCTTTGAGGCGTGGAACCATCCGATCACGCCGACCACGAGTGCGATGAGCATCCCGTAGCGCCCGAGTACCTCTGCGATTTGGTAGATTCGGAGGAAGGGCTCGACGAAGCCGCCGACGCTACTCATGCTTTCTTCCCTCCGCCGCGTTTTGGTCGTGCGGCGGCGCATTCGCACGTACCAGAACGCGAAGATACCGAGGGCGAGCCACTCGACGAAGATGAGGGTGTTATTGATTGCCCCGGAGATGTACTCGCCGACGGTGCCGGCGGCTACGAAGGCAACGTCTCCCGGTGGAAGGAGATAGAGGATGCTGTCACCCTTGTAGTATGGGTTGTCCGGGCCGGTGTCCCATACATCGCCGTCGTACCTGGCTCGGAGGGTCATCCCGTCCCACGTAACTGAGGCACGCCCCTCAGAGTCGGTGGTGACGGTCCAGTTCGTCCCGTCTGCTTGGGTTACGGTGATGGTCTTGTTGTCGAGGAAGTTACTGTTCGTATCGGTCAAGATGAGTGTGCCCTCGTGCCCTTCGCCGGTGGGTGAGCGATCTATCTCCATCAGCCGAAGGACGGTTGGAGAGTAGGGTTTAGTGGAGACGTTGAGTTGGTCGTCGAGACTGCTTCCGAAGGGGTTGTCGGCGGTCGCCGTGGCCGTCTCGCCAGTTTCGAGGTCGTTGGAGTTGAGGGTCACGACGTACTGCGTGTAGAGTTCGGTTGGTGCGTCGTTGTCCGTGTCGCTGACGCCGGCAGGGAGCGGTGCTCCACCGGGTCGCGCTGCGACTTGCGTATCGACCGTTCGGAGGTAGCCCCAGCGTTGGGTTTCGACGGAGTCCTGTTGACGTGGGAACTCCATTGTGACGTTGGCGACACTTGTTTGATAGTGGTAGATGGCTGGCCAGCGGTCGCCTTGCGTGTGGGTTACGTCGTATGTGTTCGACCCGCTTGCCGTCCGGACTTCGACCCCATCGTTCCGCGAGACGCCGTAGAAGCGCCACGGCGAGTCGATATTGACGACTTTCCCGTTGACGTCGACCTGAATCTGTCTCCACGGATCGTGGGAAGGTCCTGATCGCCCGTCCACGTGACGAGCAGTCGGTCGTCGCCTTCTCCGTCGATGTGAACGACGCTGATGTTGAGATTGGGCGAATCGAAGTCGGTGATCGTCACGGGGACGCTGTATTGTGTCGTGTGAGTGTACGTGCTCGTACTGGATTTCGACCATTCGTTGCACCGCGAACTCGTGATGCCCCAGCGACTTTCTACCTCGCTGGTCACCCGGAGCGTGGCGGTGAGGATGTATTCCCCTCGGGGTATTCGAGGGGCATACTCGACGGGTCCTCGATAGCAATCCAAGTTGTGTCACCGAATTTCGCCCAGTCGGATTCACCGCTGAATCCGGGTCGGTCGAGCTGGACAGAGGTGACTTCCGCACTAGAGTTGATGAGTTCGTACTCGGCCCACTTCGTCCGGTCGTAGTAGTGCCAGTGGGTACTCTTGTGCGTGTGCGTAGAGTTATCGTGGGT from Salinigranum rubrum includes:
- a CDS encoding DUF192 domain-containing protein; protein product: MVATSNPSRAPSPRRGANWPSGSQKPSRSTPAKGCSSATKQEKERAYVMRDMAFPIDIIFIDADGTITTIHHAELETDGEPYTEYRGRAKYVLEVPYQWTIENEIAVGDTVQIEWGPPRVRNGGSTVVAIIEDEHGPDVVVSEPHRPPSSSRSSA